GGAGGGACTGCGGACGATGCGCGTTGGCGGAACGCGCAGGCTGATCATCCCGCCGCATCTCGGATACGGCGACGAGGGCAACTCCCAGTACGGAATCCCCGCGAACGCGACGCTCATCTATGATGTCGAGCTCGTGGACGTGGCGACGATGAACTGGGTGACGACCCCTTCCGGCCTGATGTATGCGGACGTCAACGTCGCCTACGGGCCGACGCCCGAGCCGGGCCAGAGATGCTTCGTGCACTACACGGGATGGCTGCAGGACGGCACGCAGTTCGACACCTCGCGCGACAACTACCTCTCCGAGCCCTTCTCCTTCATCCTGGGTCAGGGGCAAGTGATCGCCGGATGGGACGAGGGCGTGGCAACGATGACGGTGGGGAGTACGCGGCGACTCGTCATTCCCCCCGGACTTGCATACGGAGCGTCCGGCAGTCCCCCGAACATCCCCCCGAACGCGACGCTGACATTCGAGGTGGAACTGCTC
This window of the Armatimonadota bacterium genome carries:
- a CDS encoding FKBP-type peptidyl-prolyl cis-trans isomerase, whose product is MKLTVALISSLIAALALIGCGSSGPALYDTVTTASGLKYRDVFVGAGRTPFTDDDVTIHYEGRLENGVLFANTRGGDPYKFTFGKGGVIAGLEEGLRTMRVGGTRRLIIPPHLGYGDEGNSQYGIPANATLIYDVELVDVATMNWVTTPSGLMYADVNVAYGPTPEPGQRCFVHYTGWLQDGTQFDTSRDNYLSEPFSFILGQGQVIAGWDEGVATMTVGSTRRLVIPPGLAYGASGSPPNIPPNATLTFEVELLDIENPF